Sequence from the Deltaproteobacteria bacterium genome:
GATGAAGGCTGCCGTTGCTGAAATCTTAGCGAAGCGAGTTAAAGACCGGGAGACTATTGGCCTAGGGTCGGGAACGACTGCGGAACTGGCGGTTGAGCTAATTGGCAAACGCATTAGAGCGGAAGGACTTCAGATTAGCGGCGTTCCAACCTC
This genomic interval carries:
- a CDS encoding ribose-5-phosphate isomerase A — translated: MKAAVAEILAKRVKDRETIGLGSGTTAELAVELIGKRIRAEGLQISGVPTSHGISLKAAKAGIAVLSPLGDYSLDWSFDGADEVDGDLNMIKGQGGAMLLE